DNA from Daucus carota subsp. sativus chromosome 1, DH1 v3.0, whole genome shotgun sequence:
CAACTTGCACTCAACCTGAGACCGCTCAAAAAGCATGTTGCCCCAAAAAAGATGAATCTGTGATCGCATCACAGCAACTTGTTCTGCTGCTTCTTCAGATGATAACTCCACTTGACTGGTCTCACCTTCATTAGAACTTGtctgttttttctttcttttcaacaACTCTTCTCTCTTGCTTGAACTAGGATCCTTCAACTCCATGGCTCTCTGTTCCTCCATCTTTTCCCACATCTCTGTAGCTGCTTTCATTTTTTCCTCAGCACTGTCGAACAGTTCGATTGTTTCTGTAGGGTCCCATTTGGAGAGATCTTCTTTTTTAGCAAGAACATATGACCAGTGGAGTTTTGCCATTTCAAACTGCTGCTGCCCTAGGGCCAATAATCCTTCATAAAAGTCTACTTTTATTATAAGTGCTTCCTCATACTTCTCTTTCGCTAAAGAGTACTTTTCTTTTACCCAGTCATAAGCTGCTTGAAGTTGGGATGCCACCAAATCCTTTGCAGCAGAGTCATCTACTGGAATTCGCTTCCTTGCTGCACACATGTGGACATTCCCCCAATTAAAGAAAGCTAAAGCAGCCACCTCTTGGAACTTTATAGCAGCCTTGTCAAAAAGGCTTTGAGCTGCTTCACTTGTCACCGTCTCCTCCAGGGCCTCAGAGCACAGTTCCATGCCAAGCTCATGGAGATCAATATGAACATCTGAATCAATGCCAACATGGGACCTAAACAACTGAGCAAACTCAAACAACCAGTCATCCATCTCCACTTCCTTGAGCTCAGGATCTTCTGATGCTCTTGGTGTCTCCTCCAGAGATGTCTTTTCAGTCTTATTCTCAACTTCAGTTCCAACAGATTCTACCGCAGCATCGCCCAATGAAGAATGTGACCCAATCTCATCAACTTTGGTCCCTTCACTTTCCAGAGGAatctcctcttcttcttccGGTATAGGTGGCTCCTGCTCTGGGGGAACCTCAACGATATGCAATCTCAACATCCCAATCAAGTTATTTTTATCTGTTTGAGGTTCTTTCTGCAACAGACTTTCAACATAGGACTCTGCCAATCTAAGTTCACTTGTGCATGTTATAGTCACCAAGTCTCCGTCATGATCCTTGAACTTAATCACAACTGAGTCCCATAGTGGAAAGCGTTCTCCCACGATCTCCCTCAATGCTTTGAAACTGCAACCCACTGGCATCTTTGCAAGCCTTATGTCATGGTCATACACTAATTTCAATGGTCTCCACTGTATTGAAGCTCCAGAAGATTTCCCCTGAGATTGCTGCGACACAGATGAAGAAGACTTCTGATCCTTTTGGGAATCCTTCACTAGATTGCCATTGGGTTTTGTAGGACCATTAGGTCTCTTCAAAGCCTGTTTTGACATTTGAGGCTTTACTTCAGGACTAACCCGAGCTCCATTTTCAAGAGGAACTACAGACGTCTTATCCGTCTTATCTGTCTTATCACTTGTAGACGAACCAGACCCCGAAAGAGAAGCTGCAGTCTTTTTCGGCATTGCACGAGCTGGCAAACACGGCCCAAGACCCGAAACTGGTGCTCCACGGACTGCAGAAGCACCGAGAGCAGCCGGTGAAGGCCGACTATGAATATCCTGCTGAGCCTCTTGACGAGTCCCAATTGCAGTCTTCAACCGCTGACAAATATCCAACGCATCCTTATTACTCGAATCAACCCCTAACAACAACTGCACATCCTGCATTCCCAATTCATACTTCCCTATCGCCTCATACGCCCGTGCTCTCCTAAGAAGAGCCCGAACAAAGTGAGGCTGAACCAACAAAGCCATAGAACACTCCGCAATCACAGCATCATAATCAATAGGCTTCATTTGCATCAAACAAGCAGCTC
Protein-coding regions in this window:
- the LOC108204540 gene encoding protein CLMP1 encodes the protein MGKSGGKKKKGGVVNQNKNQNSAKDNVSLPVSNNGVVWDSTIFLKRANELKEEGNSRFQAKDFVGALEHYNDALKLIPKVHPERAVFHSNRAACLMQMKPIDYDAVIAECSMALLVQPHFVRALLRRARAYEAIGKYELGMQDVQLLLGVDSSNKDALDICQRLKTAIGTRQEAQQDIHSRPSPAALGASAVRGAPVSGLGPCLPARAMPKKTAASLSGSGSSTSDKTDKTDKTSVVPLENGARVSPEVKPQMSKQALKRPNGPTKPNGNLVKDSQKDQKSSSSVSQQSQGKSSGASIQWRPLKLVYDHDIRLAKMPVGCSFKALREIVGERFPLWDSVVIKFKDHDGDLVTITCTSELRLAESYVESLLQKEPQTDKNNLIGMLRLHIVEVPPEQEPPIPEEEEEIPLESEGTKVDEIGSHSSLGDAAVESVGTEVENKTEKTSLEETPRASEDPELKEVEMDDWLFEFAQLFRSHVGIDSDVHIDLHELGMELCSEALEETVTSEAAQSLFDKAAIKFQEVAALAFFNWGNVHMCAARKRIPVDDSAAKDLVASQLQAAYDWVKEKYSLAKEKYEEALIIKVDFYEGLLALGQQQFEMAKLHWSYVLAKKEDLSKWDPTETIELFDSAEEKMKAATEMWEKMEEQRAMELKDPSSSKREELLKRKKKQTSSNEGETSQVELSSEEAAEQVAVMRSQIHLFWGNMLFERSQVECKLGLTGWEKKLDTSIERFKLAGASEVDISTVLKNHCSNGGGAEVNEVKLKVTDDAASEAENDKPNHISGE